GTGTGAAGTGGATTCAAAATACTTGGAAGATAATCATTGTAATGAATTCATGGTTTCCAAATTAAATAAGTTTAGCCCGAAGGATTCGAACAGGGACATGGATCAATTTTTACAAGTGTTGTTTACTGAAATGTCACAACACAAATATGATTAGAGCAAAAGATCAAATTGTTAAAGTATTAACAGTTAGAAAGCCAATtgtaaagaaaatcaaaatttttgtgattttctactcTCGTTATGGAGATCAAAATCTTCGTGATTTTCTACTCATGTTTCGAGATTAAAATATGTGTGATTTATATTTCGGGTATGTTGGACCTTCAGTGCCTGCTGATCTATCCATTTTTATAAATGTTGAGGTTGAGTAAGGGGGCTGGATGTTCAATCTCAGAGATCTTATCGGCCGGTTCATTGAGATTAAAGTTTTCGTGACTTTCTACTCATTTGTCGGAGATTAAAGTCTAAGTGACTTTTTACttattttggagattaaaatcttagTGATTTCTATTCCGATTTATTGCTCGGTTTGAAAATTAAAAACTTTATCGTTTATTAAATCTGGTTGTGTCAGATATTActcggtttgaagattaaaaacttcacTGTTTATTAAATATGATTGTGTCAGATATTACTCAGTTTGAAGATTAGAAACTTCACCATTTTTTAATTTTGGTTGTACCGTGACACAAACAACAATTCTTGTAGTTGGTTATACAAAGTAATAGGGGTGGCGAGTATGAATctcttttgaagaaatatgtttggaatatgacaTTATTCACCAAACAACTGCCCCTTACTCACCGCAATCTAATGAAAAGAAAGAATATAATATTAAAGGAGATTATGAATGTTTTGTGGATAAGTTCTGGTTTAtcccagaacttgtgggggagAAGCTATTCTTACAGTTAACTGAATACTCAATCGAGTTCCTCGTAGAAAACGTAAtatattccatatgaaaaatgaaaaggaaggaaacccaacttaaaaatatattttaaagtgTGAGGGTGTTTGAAAAGAGTGCAAGTCCCTTAACCCAAAAGGAATAGATAGGACCGAAAATCactgattgtgttttcataggatatgcaaccaatattaaagcatatcgatttctggttcataaatcagaaaattctgacattcataataatacggttatagaatcacataatgctgaattcttcaaaaatatatatccgtataaaaaagaATGTGAGTCGATTGGTGAAGTATCTAAACGACATcggaaagaaacaaaagaaagtacgtctaatcaggaggatccaagacgtagtaaatgtcaaaggacgtctacttcatttggataagtttttgtgactttcttattggaaaatgagtctcgaacatttaaagaagctacgTTTCTTCCTaattattattttggaaagaggtagtcaataatgaaatagaatccatactgaacaaccatacatgggaattggttgatcttcctcccgGCAATAAACCGTTGGGTTTTAAACggatttttaagaggaaaataaaagataatggtactattgacaaatataaggcaagacttgtggtcaaaggatatagacaacgagaagTTCTTGCCTATTTTGAtgcatactctccagttacaaaaTTTACGTCCATATAGACTTTAGTAGCATTAGATGTGGTATATAGTTTTGAAATTTATCAAATGGACGATAAACGACCTTCTTAAATGGaaatttggaggaagaaattgaCATGGAACCACCAGAAGGGTTTGTGGtttcaggtaaagaaaagaagatatgtagacttgttaagtagctttacggactaaaacaagcacacAAACAATGGCATGTAAAATTTGatcaaacaatgttgtcaaatggttttaagataaatgaatgtgataaatatgtgtacattaaaaatatttcaaatcgcatagtcattgtttgcttatatgtggatgatatgctgataatgagtaatcaCATGCCAACATAAATGCAACTAAGTGTATGCtgactagcaagtttgatatgaaagacttgggagttgccgaTTTAATTCCGGGTATTTAGATCCATAAGATTCCTCAAGGTTTGGCATTGTTGCAATCTCATTACATTaaaacagtacttgaaaaattcaagcactatGATTTTAAACTTGGAAAGATTCTGATTGAATTGAATCTTGCACTTGCAAAggacaaaggccaaagcatatcacaattggattatggtcgtgtgttgggatgcttaatatatatcatgaattgtactctATCAGATATAGCTTGTGTTATAAGTAAATTGAGTGGATACACGAGTAATCAAGGTCAATCTCATTGTCTGAcgatgaaacgagttttgggatatttaaaacATACCCAAGACTTTGCTTTGTACTACAGTAAATTTtgtgcggtgattgagggatactgtaatgcaaattggatcaccgttTCAATTGATtttaagtccacaagtggatatgtattcactattggttgaggagcggtatcttggaaatCGTCCAAACAAACTTGTATTGCCCCCTTTACAATGGAGGCTGAGTTCACaaccttagataaagccggtgaaaaagttgaatggctccgaaatttcttaaaagatattctattttggcctaaaccgttggcaccaatatgcatagaTTGCGATAGTCAAGCAGCAATTAGAAGGCTGTGAGCGTTATGTATAgtggtaaatctcgtcatatacgacaaaGACATAAAACTGTTAGGTAGCTACTCTCTAACGAGATTATCATAATTGACTACGTAAAGCCAAGCGATAATGTGTTAGATCCGCTTATAAAAGgtctaactagagaggtagttgaaagatcatcgagtAAAATGGGATTATGACCgaggacaagtcattgtggcggtaactctacctagaataCTGGAGATCCCAatatctaggttcaaggagatcaaacaaaatcattaatgacggttcaacattatcAACTAAATTctttttagtccattctcgtgatgagacaatgttcagtaccaaggataaagcgttAAGGATTTTTAATGGTTTATAAGTTTGATacagggtatatcaaatagtgtatttaCGGGATAAcatgtttaggaatcacctatgtaaatATGAAGTGTAAGCCGATTCAAGGAGAATTCTATAAGgctagttctctacgcacttatgaaccaAGTGGTGTTTATgactgaaacgaacacaacaatgagaaccaaagacggttaagggttgattgtctaacttatggttgtctaggtatacatcAAAACTCGAcggttcaaaaatatcaaatctaccgattgaccgagtatatccgacataagttcactacgaaaagttcaaagggaaacctatttATCCAGATACGATTAATCCTTACTCGCGAATCACACAAACTTTCGTGCATGTTTTTATAAATATggtcattccccattcatgtgggggattgttaggTTTTGTGAATGGGTTtgaatgagaaatggaagaggcacctttTGGATTGCACCTCTCCATCTCACCCTTCctttgtctataaatttagaggcttTGTCTCATTTTTTATACATAGAAAATCTGAAAACTTGTCCATTTTTTTTCTacattgttgcattattttttcaaataaacaaAAGTGTCAAGCGTGATTTGCTCCGTTTGTTGAGTTCGCTGAAGTTCTGTGATTTGTAGTGccgctatcacagaatagttattccgttctatcctgggaagAACTAATCCGAAACCTTGGGCAACTGTGAtgagattaaattccttaaggatacACAAGTCTCggaattatttttctattttgttttatttaaCTAATGTTTCGTCGCTTCTCTGATTTTGAACACAGTTTACCAACACAAGGTACCTTTAGCTTTTCTgatgtttaaatttatttttcttactaATAAACTGCATTACTGATGTTGATCCAAGAGATAGGTCTGTTTAGATCTAAAGTCATTACCACCTCATTATGAAAAAACGATGTTTTTTGTCCAATTAGATCTTGTAACTAGAGATTTATAAGATTTCACATTTCATCAATTCATGTTTAGGGGAATCaaaggttttgaagtatggtttAGGGAAAAAGTTAAAAATCAATTTCACTTCAATCTCAAACTAGTTAAAATCAGTTTGAATTTTATATGGTCATTCCGCACATACAGAAATACTATACATCAAAGTTAATGCCTTCCAAGTAAATCCTTTGTCTTCTTCTTAAAAGATAGTTTTATACCTCAAAATAATTGTTAAAAAACAACGAATTTGACATAGAAGTAACTGAACATTATGAAAGGAGAGTGTATTTATGCCCAAGCTAGTTGCCTCTGAAAATCATAATCATAATCAAATCTCAAAATAAGGAAAATGATCATACAACATAGAAAAGAACTTTAAATTATTTGATTGCATGAATTAAATGCAAtatttctcttcttctctctcttctGTTTGCAACTTCATCTTCAACCCTACTACCAGGGTGCCATACCTATTACACAAGCACCCTTCCACAGCCAGGGCCCAAAACAACATCCTCTCAAGGATAAGAAAAAGTAAAAATCAGGAAAAAGAAATGGTAAACAATTGCTTGCTTGCTTGGCTTTTTTGTGgttaataaaatataaaaacaaaaaaattacatGCATATAATAAAAAGCAATATCATGCCCATATTGCAAGAAGGGACATGAGTCCAGCCCCTAAGAATAGTGCAAAATAAGATACTATTTGAAGCCTTGTATTGCAGCTCATTCTCTTACTCAAGAAATCTGCAGCAATTAGGTCTACTAAAGCCATGTAGATTAGAATTCCAGAAGATATAGAGTTTAGGATCCCTTCCACCACCAAAGCTCTTGGGCTATGTGGATTGTACGACGAAGAAGCTAGAATCCCTATAGCAATTCCCAAGGGTGTTGTTACGGCGAAAAACGTTGCCATTATAGTGGAACGGAGGGAATTGAACTGTGCCTGTGAGATGCAGCCTCCTAACGCAAAACCTTCGAAGAACTGGTGGAACGACAAGGCCACAAGCAAGGGTCTAATTGTGCACGGACTTTCTGAAACACCCAATGCTATGCCTATTATGAGAGAATGTGATACTATCCCCAGCTCCAAGACCTGCATACAAGGAAGTCGTTGTAATGACCAAGTTTTTCACAATCAAACTGACAGGTATAAACAAACACTGTATCTTCACAAACTCGGGGAAAATCAAACTTTGGCTCATTTGCCAATTAAACAAAAGTAAAAAGTTGGTATTAAAGAAACAAGTGCCCCCAAGTATCTGCTATTATGAGAAACCTTACACAAACCCCTAATCTGTGAATGCATAAACCACTCTCACCTGGACGCACACCACACCAAAATATTGAATGATGGGCACCTGATAGACCAACGAACGGCTAACAAACTTTAGGTAATGTTCTATATGAAGTTAAATTTCATATGAGAATATATGCAGTATCTCAAAGGTTGGGTGAAAAATCTTAAACACCAAACAATTAGAAAGTAATTTAGCAGAATATCTAGCTAAACCTAGAAGAAAATGAAATAGTGTAATTCCGCAGAAGCTTATAGAAATGTATTTATCAAAGCTCAAGGAATCAGTAGCGTATAAACAGTTGCAATCAATCAACTATGTCTCAATCCCTAAGAGTTGGCTATATGAATTCCGCAAAAACCTATAAGTGGTTGTAAATTTGGTAAACCATACATACTACAAGTCGTTCAGAAAATTCTATATCAAGTTTACCAGCATGATACATATGAAGCCCAAAGGTTTTCTTTCTCATAAATCCTGACATCGAGGAAATGTAATTCATATCTTTAAAACCTATAACCAATGAGATAATCAAAAACCTTCTAGACACAACATTTACCCAATCCAACCAGAACGAACTTAGGTGGAGAAGTACAGAGAAAGGCCTAAGACATGCAAAAATTTGCAAGTAAAATTACCTGAGAAACAACAACATGCCTCCCTCCACCTTCCTCATCTCCACCACCAAAGCTATGGGAGTGCGAATGACCATGGGAATGCTCCCTCACGTTCCCTTGACATGCCCCTTGTTCTTGTGAATGGCTATGTCTGTGATGAGCTGCATGTGCATGCATCCCAACAATGTGTATTGCACCACCGTCTTCTTCACCAAACAATTTCTCATTCCTTACCTTTGGTTCAACTGGTACAATAGCTGATTCTGACACCAAATCCACTGAATCAATCTGATCTTTTTGGCTTTGTTTCTCTTGCTTCCTCTCATAATACTGAGTCCCAACAAAGTCAACCACCAACGTAGCCAATGCAGCCATCATAGCAATAAAACCAGCAAAAGGGAATTTCAACCAAGGAAATTTCGGAAGGCAAGGATTAGTTAATGATGAGGTGGCGCCTGGTAATATGTGGACAAATCCTGTAGAGAGGATGACACCAGCAGCAAAGGCTTTAACAGTAAGAAAGAGATTGGAGTCAGTTCGGAGGAACCGATGCTTCTTGCCAACTAATGGAATACCAACTCCGCAAGTGCTAGCTATTAGGATGGCAGAGATAGCCACAATTTTAAGGGTGAGAGCAGCCGAGCTGTCTCGGCAGCCTTCTATTTCTTCATCAGCACTGCCACAGGTGGTATTGGAAACAGATTGATAAAGTTTCAGCATAATGGTATCTGTTTTGATCAAAAGGAACAGTAAGAGAGTGTAAGAATCATTTCAATTTCTACACAATTTAGGTATTGAACCAATAAAGAACTATCAAATTTCTTTCTGTTTATTCCTTAAAATAACACTACAAGAATTCTCCTCACTAACCAAAGTTTCCCTACATTTCaaatattttgatatgaaagatgAAATTCATTAGAAAATGGAAGTCAAAGGAATCTGTACTTTTCCACCTAATACATGAAAATAGATAAAAAAGAGTCCGCTACGTAATATAGGGTGTACGCAACCTTAGGCAAGAACTCCATTTTGACAAAGTAAAACTAAAGCTGACTTTTTTTCTTCCTTTCCCTTTCCCAGATTTAGTACATGAGTGAGATTCAACAGCCAAAACAGACATAACGAATGTGCAGAGCAAATGAAGAGAAGATGTATATgaagaaaatacaaaaagagaCCTTTAGTACCAATTCAAATTTGGAATTCAATACCCCATCATTTCATAAAATCGAGATCAGTACAACATGAGAATGAATGAATTTCAAAACTTTTTATAGAAAAGGTGAGTGATAATGAATGATTTATAAAACAAGCAACCACTTAATACAAAAATGAAAGTCCACTTCATCATAAGACTCAAAAAATGAACTACTTATAAACTATAATAAGCAGATAATCCAAAATTTAAAATCCAAAACAGTAATGAACTTCCAAACAGGATGCAAGTGATTATACTTACTCAACACAGAGTATCCAATAGGAACATAAAACCAACAAGAAAAAACAACTACAGTAATTTGGAGAATTCTCCATCAATTACAAACCAAACCAAGCAAAACCCAGAATTAAAGATTCAATTTCCTCATTCCCCATAACAAttacaaagaaaaataaataaaagaaaatggtgACACAAAATATTACTTACCTGAGAAAGCCCCAGTCTTTTCTCTAAATTTTGGGTCCATAAAAAAGAAGGGCACGAGATCCTGAAATTAACAAttaacaaagaatataataaaaCTCACAACTTTCAAGACAAATGGGGCaattaaaaaaaaaggagaaaggaATACACAATAAAAAGGAAGAGGGAGTAGGGGTTTGGGGTTGTGTGTGGGGGCACTGAAGAAAGAAAGAACGAACCTCAATGAACGACATGGGATATGGGGAAAAGAGAGGGAATTTGTCCCTCAAAACTCTATTTCCAATTACGTAATAAGTTTACACAAACAGAGAAAGCATCACAAATCTCTATATATAGGTGAAAGGTCTGGACCAAAATTATAGTATTAATCTAACAAGAAAGTGGTGAATTTTGTAATAATTCTTGACGAGAACAAACCCCTTTTGTCCGAAAACACTGTTTTATAAATCCTCTTGCTGTTGTAAGGAGGGACTAGGGAGGGTTTAGAAAAGGATAAAGAAAGAATGAAAGAAGGGGAAAATAGATGGGGATGAGAAATGGAAGAAGATACTGGGAATGATGTCGACATTATTAGTAAAGAAAGAAGAGAGAGGAGATGGGGAGACTTTGATACAGTCGCTTGTTTTAGAAGAGAATGAGCTCCACTGTGTCGACACCTCTGCGTAATAAGTCATGCACTCCACTTTATATTTCcttcctttccttttctttttaaataaCACTAGTGCAGTTGGTCGATTAGAGCACTTCATTAAATTagaataattattattttataaatatttgaatatTAAAAATGACCAAAATGTACAAATGTATAATTTTGCACGCACTTAATTCTCTGGTTTTGTACACGTCTTTGCATACATATTCGTTCATAGAagtgtatatatattttattttattttcttaaaaaatattcTTTAATTTCTCTTATATCCTTTTCAGTTTAATTTTGTAAAATTAAATCTTTTAGATTTATATCAGTTTTATATGGTTACttgttttattctagttagtTTACTAaattatatagttaaagtatAGAAGATAAATAAACCTACAGTATTACATAAACAAAGtaggaaagaaaatgaaaaagaaaagggaaagagCTACGTCTCAtaaggaaaaaagaaaggaaacaaAAAATCCAATAGAATATAGAATTGCATCGCAGAGAATAAATTAATGAATCTTCTAGTGTCTCAAAACTACAATTAATAATAAAAATGGAACCCCCTACTGGTAGTACTAATAGCTAGGGGCGGACCCTGAATATATTCAAGAGTTCATTAAGATATGGTAAACATTAGGTGATGATAGTCTa
The DNA window shown above is from Nicotiana tomentosiformis chromosome 8, ASM39032v3, whole genome shotgun sequence and carries:
- the LOC104108183 gene encoding zinc transporter 4, chloroplastic; this translates as MSFIEDLVPFFFMDPKFREKTGAFSDTIMLKLYQSVSNTTCGSADEEIEGCRDSSAALTLKIVAISAILIASTCGVGIPLVGKKHRFLRTDSNLFLTVKAFAAGVILSTGFVHILPGATSSLTNPCLPKFPWLKFPFAGFIAMMAALATLVVDFVGTQYYERKQEKQSQKDQIDSVDLVSESAIVPVEPKVRNEKLFGEEDGGAIHIVGMHAHAAHHRHSHSQEQGACQGNVREHSHGHSHSHSFGGGDEEGGGRHVVVSQVLELGIVSHSLIIGIALGVSESPCTIRPLLVALSFHQFFEGFALGGCISQAQFNSLRSTIMATFFAVTTPLGIAIGILASSSYNPHSPRALVVEGILNSISSGILIYMALVDLIAADFLSKRMSCNTRLQIVSYFALFLGAGLMSLLAIWA